One part of the Bdellovibrio bacteriovorus genome encodes these proteins:
- a CDS encoding AI-2E family transporter, with amino-acid sequence MLNSFKDKPQAVHWILLILLLAAFLFINVPFLMPLTLAGVFALGLNDWIEKLSAKGRLGRKSWSLIFMLLGMGLFLIPLSLAIYRIVVYASQPKDIETDKILSQAHNLKNYALNLLQKLSDFTGTDLAGPAREVMENVLHKIGSGALEYSTQFLGQLPAILLMIFVFLIAMTVMLIKAPGIKAFTLRYSPLKAETTEKLIVITKKSCWVTLFSTLVIGLIQASLIGAGSLIFGEGDFWLVLTVTFFVSFIPVIGAAPVGYLLCVLAFIGDRTGAAVGLFIVATIAGSIDNILKPFIVGGDQDISPVIGFTCVVGAIIMMGLPGLLIGPVIMNLFVGISPILLKET; translated from the coding sequence ATGCTGAATTCTTTTAAAGACAAACCTCAAGCTGTGCACTGGATTTTATTGATACTTCTTCTGGCGGCATTTCTTTTCATCAATGTTCCATTTCTGATGCCATTGACCCTGGCGGGCGTCTTTGCGCTGGGGCTGAATGACTGGATAGAAAAACTCAGCGCCAAAGGGCGTCTGGGGCGTAAATCCTGGTCACTGATCTTTATGCTTTTGGGAATGGGCCTGTTCCTGATCCCGCTGTCTTTGGCCATCTACCGCATTGTCGTCTATGCCAGCCAGCCCAAGGACATTGAAACCGACAAGATTCTGTCCCAGGCCCACAATCTGAAAAACTATGCCTTGAATCTGCTGCAGAAGCTTTCTGATTTCACCGGAACGGATCTGGCAGGCCCTGCCCGCGAGGTCATGGAAAATGTTCTGCACAAAATCGGCAGCGGCGCCCTGGAATATTCCACCCAGTTCCTGGGCCAGCTTCCGGCGATTCTGCTTATGATCTTTGTGTTCCTGATTGCCATGACGGTCATGCTGATCAAAGCGCCGGGCATCAAAGCCTTCACTTTGCGCTACAGCCCGTTGAAAGCTGAAACAACCGAAAAGCTGATTGTGATCACCAAAAAAAGCTGCTGGGTCACTTTGTTTTCAACTCTGGTGATTGGTCTGATTCAGGCAAGCCTTATTGGTGCCGGCAGTCTGATTTTTGGTGAGGGTGATTTCTGGCTGGTTCTGACTGTGACCTTCTTTGTGTCCTTCATTCCTGTGATCGGCGCCGCGCCCGTGGGATATTTACTTTGCGTGCTGGCCTTTATCGGGGACCGCACCGGCGCCGCGGTGGGGCTTTTCATCGTGGCAACCATCGCCGGCAGTATCGATAATATTCTGAAGCCCTTCATCGTGGGCGGTGATCAGGACATCTCTCCGGTAATTGGATTTACGTGTGTGGTTGGAGCCATCATCATGATGGGGCTGCCGGGCTTGCTGATTGGACCGGTGATCATGAATCTCTTTGTCGGCATTTCGCCGATCCTGCTGAAAGAGACATAA